One part of the Marichromatium purpuratum 984 genome encodes these proteins:
- a CDS encoding lysophospholipid acyltransferase family protein has protein sequence MLAHPKHWPSWLLLGLIHALGRLPFPVLWALGSLAGRLGYLLARERREVARRNLAICLADRTPAERERVLRAHFGWLGVAALSQGVGWGISRARLQRLVRIEGRERIDDAVAEGGATIVLVPHFVGLELGGAAFTALVHPGVYMYQKIRNPVVDWQVRRARRQYGSRSIERHDDLRGLIRALREGIPFFYLPDQDGGRNGVFVPFCGVSASTVPMLGRFAAMSDALVIPTFARYLPWGRGLELRFAPPLEDFPTGDREADAAHMNRAIETEVRAMPEQYFWVHRRFKTRPPGEAPIYPPKRRRKRKRR, from the coding sequence ATGCTTGCGCACCCGAAACACTGGCCCAGCTGGTTGCTGCTGGGGCTGATCCACGCCCTCGGGCGTCTTCCCTTCCCCGTGCTCTGGGCACTCGGCTCGCTGGCCGGTCGGCTCGGTTACCTGCTCGCGCGCGAACGGCGCGAGGTGGCCCGCCGTAATCTCGCCATCTGTCTCGCCGATCGCACCCCGGCCGAGCGTGAGCGGGTGCTGCGCGCCCACTTCGGCTGGCTCGGCGTGGCCGCACTCAGTCAGGGCGTCGGCTGGGGCATCTCGCGCGCGCGGCTGCAGCGGCTGGTGCGCATCGAGGGGCGCGAGCGGATCGATGATGCGGTGGCCGAGGGGGGCGCGACGATCGTGCTGGTGCCGCACTTCGTCGGGCTGGAACTCGGCGGCGCGGCCTTCACCGCGCTGGTCCATCCCGGCGTCTACATGTACCAGAAGATCCGCAACCCGGTCGTCGACTGGCAGGTGCGTCGTGCCCGGCGTCAGTACGGCAGCCGCTCGATCGAGCGTCACGACGACCTGCGCGGCCTGATCCGCGCGTTGCGCGAGGGTATCCCCTTCTTCTATCTGCCCGATCAGGACGGCGGACGCAACGGGGTGTTCGTACCCTTCTGCGGGGTGAGCGCCTCGACCGTGCCCATGCTCGGGCGTTTCGCGGCGATGTCCGATGCCCTGGTGATTCCGACCTTCGCGCGCTATCTGCCCTGGGGGCGGGGGCTTGAGCTGCGTTTCGCGCCGCCGCTGGAGGATTTTCCGACGGGCGACCGCGAGGCCGATGCCGCGCACATGAATCGGGCGATCGAGACCGAGGTGCGGGCGATGCCGGAGCAGTACTTTTGGGTGCACCGACGCTTCAAGACCCGCCCTCCGGGCGAGGCGCCGATCTATCCTCCGAAGCGCAGACGCAAGCGCAAGCGTCGATGA
- a CDS encoding lysylphosphatidylglycerol synthase transmembrane domain-containing protein, translating to MNRALSLRLGRPRDWLIGVLLLVALLVTVELAVGWSTLLAPWSSFPPLTLIWLVSLLALSYVLRAVRVYEYYVRRLEERFVLVLRLSVLHNVANNLLPMRAGELVFPWLMRRYFGHDFLGAAFSLVWIRVLDLHFLGLIGLWILSLRHPSWIWWGLAGCWLAMLVALAWVGRGGARWSPRSRPGRALARVAEAAPRDLGVVVRVYLWTAASWSLKFAAFAGVLQHFMAVDFWRVLAGVMGAELSSVLPLHGIAGSGSYEFAAVAALVPLGVDPRLALSGAVNLHLFLLGSTLLFGALALLLPRASIDEND from the coding sequence ATGAATCGCGCGCTGTCGTTACGCCTCGGGCGGCCGCGCGACTGGCTGATCGGCGTGCTGTTGCTGGTCGCGCTGCTGGTCACGGTCGAGCTGGCGGTGGGCTGGTCGACCCTGCTCGCGCCCTGGTCGAGCTTCCCGCCGCTGACCCTGATCTGGCTGGTCTCGCTGCTGGCATTGAGCTATGTGCTGCGCGCAGTACGCGTCTACGAGTATTATGTCAGGCGCCTCGAAGAGCGTTTCGTGTTGGTGCTGCGCCTGAGCGTGCTGCACAATGTCGCGAACAATCTGTTGCCGATGCGCGCCGGTGAGCTGGTCTTTCCCTGGCTGATGCGGCGCTATTTCGGTCACGATTTCCTCGGGGCCGCCTTCTCGCTGGTGTGGATCCGCGTGCTCGACCTGCACTTTCTGGGGTTGATCGGGCTGTGGATCCTGTCGCTGCGTCATCCATCCTGGATCTGGTGGGGACTTGCCGGGTGCTGGCTAGCCATGCTGGTGGCACTCGCCTGGGTGGGCCGTGGCGGCGCGCGCTGGTCGCCGCGTTCGCGACCGGGCCGTGCGCTGGCGCGGGTGGCCGAGGCCGCGCCGCGCGATCTCGGCGTGGTTGTGCGCGTCTATCTGTGGACCGCCGCGAGCTGGTCGCTGAAGTTCGCTGCCTTCGCCGGCGTGCTCCAGCATTTCATGGCGGTCGACTTCTGGCGCGTGCTGGCCGGCGTGATGGGGGCGGAACTCTCGAGCGTATTGCCGCTCCATGGCATCGCTGGCAGTGGCAGTTATGAATTCGCCGCCGTGGCCGCCTTGGTACCCCTTGGCGTGGATCCGCGGCTGGCGTTGAGCGGTGCGGTGAACCTGCACCTGTTCCTGCTCGGGTCGACGCTGCTGTTCGGAGCGCTCGCGCTGCTGCTGCCGAGAGCGAGTATCGACGAAAACGATTGA